In one Streptomyces venezuelae genomic region, the following are encoded:
- a CDS encoding phosphoadenosine phosphosulfate reductase, with product MPTTQSITSTEVLRSFSYGGGVQSTAALVLAAQGELDYHTFLMANVGDDSEHPGTIAYLRQYAIPYAKAHGLELVVLDRVMKRSGEVRTLLQDLTREGSRSLKIPVRMSNGAPGTRSCTAQFKIEVIADELKRRGATKDAPATVGIGISLDEIQRANNRRCEPHERIEYPLLERGIRRIDCARIIRAAGLPVPPKSSCWFCPFHRPETWHDMRRTEPELFEKACQLEELLNRRRDELGKDHVWLTRFNRSLRAAIPDGVDTLPFDEWDTGCDSGWCMT from the coding sequence ATGCCCACCACACAGTCGATCACGAGCACTGAGGTGTTGCGGTCGTTCAGCTACGGCGGCGGGGTCCAGTCCACGGCCGCTCTGGTTCTCGCGGCCCAGGGGGAGCTGGACTACCACACTTTTCTGATGGCGAACGTGGGGGACGACTCCGAACACCCCGGCACCATCGCCTACCTGCGCCAGTACGCCATCCCCTACGCCAAAGCGCACGGCCTTGAGCTGGTCGTTCTCGACCGCGTGATGAAGCGATCCGGTGAGGTCCGCACCCTCTTACAGGACCTGACTCGGGAGGGCTCGCGGTCGCTGAAAATCCCGGTGCGAATGTCGAACGGGGCCCCTGGCACCCGCTCGTGCACGGCCCAGTTCAAAATCGAGGTCATCGCCGATGAACTCAAGCGGCGCGGCGCCACCAAGGACGCGCCCGCCACGGTCGGGATCGGGATCAGCCTGGACGAGATCCAGCGGGCGAACAACCGGCGCTGCGAGCCGCACGAGCGCATCGAGTACCCGCTGTTGGAGCGCGGTATCCGGCGTATCGACTGCGCCCGCATCATCCGCGCCGCGGGCCTGCCGGTGCCGCCCAAGTCATCATGCTGGTTCTGCCCGTTCCACCGGCCGGAGACGTGGCATGACATGCGCCGCACTGAGCCGGAGCTGTTCGAGAAGGCCTGCCAGCTCGAAGAACTCCTCAACCGGCGACGTGACGAACTCGGCAAAGACCACGTCTGGCTGACCCGGTTCAACCGGAGCCTGCGGGCCGCGATCCCGGACGGCGTCGACACGCTGCCCTTCGACGAGTGGGACACCGGCTGTGACTCCGGCTGGTGCATGACCTAG
- a CDS encoding ATP-binding protein produces MDQRPVQVGTLTVSDEEKDPARKVITDYAQSHFRYFRTVDGTVYAQRTGHPVARPIRSQGTTGSHRQELMVGLFRDEVGVFNGTALKEALDLIEALALAEQVQPTHIRVAPGFDGATWLDLGRDDGQSVRIHPTGWDIRIPDPEEVCWRRTQLTGELPLPEKQTGGKGLDLLLRLCNFADAQTECLALAWLIGCLEPSVPVPAPFLTGPQGAGKSTAGRMLIRIIEGMSADLRRPPKDEENMITAVAAGWITALDNLSHLAPDLSDLMCCVITGAESIKRALFTDGDVVRSRYRRPVLLTGIDVGIIRPDLAERLLTLRLERPQVRRTEAELWAEYAEILPTVLGSLLDLTVKVRAAEAETPTDLRMADFAHLCAQLDAAMSFGTLAAYRASLDDLNDDVIEGDLLAQTVLQHAASLAPGEEARMTSAEWLHCLTALYSGEDCRPLPKGWPTTGKVLSDRLRRIQPTLAARGVLVEWGRTRAARYIEISRPASAPPHAQQPAF; encoded by the coding sequence ATGGACCAACGCCCGGTCCAAGTTGGGACTCTGACCGTGTCCGACGAGGAGAAGGACCCGGCGCGCAAGGTCATCACCGACTACGCGCAGTCCCACTTCCGGTACTTCCGCACGGTCGACGGCACCGTGTACGCCCAGCGCACCGGCCACCCCGTGGCCCGCCCCATCCGCTCCCAGGGCACCACCGGGAGCCACCGCCAAGAACTCATGGTCGGCCTCTTCCGCGACGAGGTCGGCGTCTTCAACGGAACCGCCCTCAAGGAGGCGTTGGACTTGATCGAAGCACTCGCGCTCGCCGAGCAGGTACAGCCCACCCACATCCGCGTCGCCCCCGGCTTCGACGGCGCCACCTGGCTCGACCTGGGCCGCGACGACGGACAGTCCGTACGCATCCACCCCACCGGCTGGGACATCCGCATCCCCGACCCCGAAGAGGTCTGCTGGCGGCGCACCCAGCTCACCGGCGAACTCCCCCTCCCCGAGAAGCAGACAGGCGGTAAGGGCCTGGATCTGCTGCTGCGGCTGTGCAACTTCGCCGACGCCCAGACCGAATGCCTGGCCCTCGCCTGGCTCATCGGCTGCCTCGAACCGTCCGTTCCCGTCCCGGCGCCGTTCCTCACCGGCCCGCAGGGCGCGGGCAAGTCGACCGCCGGACGGATGCTCATCCGCATCATCGAGGGCATGAGCGCCGACCTGCGGCGGCCTCCCAAGGACGAAGAGAACATGATCACGGCCGTAGCCGCCGGATGGATCACCGCCCTGGACAACCTCTCGCACCTGGCCCCGGACCTGTCCGACCTCATGTGCTGCGTCATCACCGGCGCCGAGAGCATCAAGCGCGCCCTGTTCACCGACGGCGACGTCGTCCGCTCCCGCTACCGCCGCCCCGTGTTGCTCACCGGCATCGACGTCGGCATCATCCGCCCCGACCTCGCCGAACGCCTCCTCACGCTGCGCCTGGAACGCCCCCAGGTACGGCGCACCGAAGCGGAACTGTGGGCGGAGTACGCCGAGATCCTGCCCACCGTCCTCGGCTCCCTGCTCGACCTCACCGTCAAGGTCCGCGCGGCCGAAGCAGAAACCCCCACCGACCTGCGCATGGCCGACTTCGCCCACCTGTGCGCGCAACTCGACGCGGCCATGAGCTTCGGGACGCTGGCCGCCTACCGGGCCAGCCTGGACGACCTGAACGACGACGTCATCGAAGGTGATCTGCTCGCGCAGACCGTCCTTCAGCACGCCGCCTCACTCGCCCCGGGCGAAGAGGCACGGATGACGTCGGCTGAGTGGCTGCACTGCCTCACCGCCCTCTACAGCGGCGAGGACTGCCGCCCCCTGCCCAAGGGCTGGCCTACCACCGGCAAGGTCCTTTCCGACCGGCTGCGGCGCATCCAGCCCACCCTGGCCGCCCGCGGCGTCCTGGTCGAGTGGGGCCGCACCCGCGCCGCCCGCTACATCGAGATCAGCCGCCCGGCCTCTGCCCCGCCGCACGCACAGCAGCCCGCGTTCTGA
- the ssb gene encoding single-stranded DNA-binding protein, which translates to MSFGETPITVVGNLTADPEIKFTEGGAALAKFTIAATPRVFDRDSNQWKDGTSTFFRCAAWRHLAEHIGDSLTKGSRVVAFGRIRQHDWQTPEGENRSMLALEVDEIGASLRFTNVTIQGKRSNGAAAAGADPWNTGQPSGDSTFSEKPPF; encoded by the coding sequence ATGTCGTTCGGAGAGACCCCCATCACCGTCGTCGGCAACCTCACCGCCGACCCCGAAATCAAGTTCACCGAGGGCGGGGCCGCGCTCGCCAAGTTCACCATCGCGGCCACCCCGCGCGTCTTCGACCGCGACTCCAACCAGTGGAAGGACGGCACGTCCACGTTCTTCCGCTGCGCCGCCTGGCGCCACCTCGCCGAACACATCGGCGACTCGCTGACCAAGGGCTCCCGCGTGGTCGCCTTCGGCCGCATCCGGCAACACGACTGGCAGACCCCCGAGGGCGAGAACCGCTCCATGCTCGCCTTGGAGGTCGACGAGATCGGCGCCAGCCTGCGCTTCACCAACGTCACCATCCAGGGAAAGCGCAGCAACGGCGCCGCCGCGGCCGGCGCTGACCCGTGGAACACCGGCCAGCCGTCGGGCGACTCGACGTTCAGCGAGAAGCCCCCGTTCTAG
- a CDS encoding bifunctional DNA primase/polymerase, translating into MNPCAPPRRAPLRPQPTGLLATALTLASKGVPVLPLRVGKAPFNNCPACAKNACGGRPNMKQAGPCTCPHPCHAWAAATTNPDTLTSTAWATAWQRAAAVAYHPGGARLTVVDLDDADAIAWAHAHLPRTRTVPTTRGQHWIYLGTMPSANGVRPGIDIKSRMAYARWLGPGTGRPTALPDTVRALGVKPAPARSVPASTVPAPGGGGACPHRTPAYLDRGLTMAEQRITEATSGVHATVYRTFLAVLSTHGRCGCLTDAHITRLFTAAQTKGETLRHCTDAWTNARSKLGL; encoded by the coding sequence ATGAACCCTTGCGCCCCACCCCGGCGAGCCCCTCTCAGGCCACAGCCGACCGGGCTGCTGGCCACCGCGCTCACGCTCGCGTCCAAGGGCGTCCCCGTCCTGCCGCTGCGCGTGGGCAAGGCCCCCTTCAACAACTGCCCGGCCTGCGCCAAGAACGCATGCGGCGGCCGGCCGAACATGAAGCAGGCCGGGCCCTGCACCTGCCCGCACCCCTGCCACGCCTGGGCCGCCGCAACCACCAACCCCGACACCCTCACCTCCACCGCCTGGGCGACCGCCTGGCAGCGGGCCGCCGCGGTCGCCTACCACCCCGGCGGGGCGCGACTGACCGTCGTCGACCTCGATGACGCCGACGCCATCGCCTGGGCCCACGCCCACCTCCCGCGCACCCGCACCGTGCCCACCACACGCGGCCAGCACTGGATCTACCTGGGCACCATGCCCTCCGCCAACGGCGTCCGCCCCGGCATCGACATCAAGTCCCGTATGGCCTACGCCCGCTGGCTGGGGCCCGGCACCGGCCGCCCCACCGCCCTGCCCGACACGGTCCGGGCACTGGGCGTGAAGCCCGCCCCGGCCCGGTCGGTGCCCGCCTCCACCGTGCCCGCACCGGGCGGGGGCGGCGCCTGCCCGCACCGCACGCCGGCCTACCTGGACCGCGGCCTCACGATGGCCGAACAGCGCATCACCGAGGCCACCAGCGGCGTGCACGCCACCGTCTACCGCACGTTCCTGGCAGTGCTCTCCACCCACGGCCGGTGCGGCTGCCTCACCGACGCCCACATCACCCGCCTGTTCACCGCCGCACAGACCAAGGGCGAGACCCTGCGGCACTGCACCGACGCATGGACCAACGCCCGGTCCAAGTTGGGACTCTGA